TGAATACCGAATACAGTTCTCCATTGAAACGGTACTCATAATTTCACCGGCTAAATATATATTGTTTTTCCCTTGCATGGATTCCATTTTTTCATAAAATCCTTTTTGCAAAACACTGGTATCTACATAGGGACATTGTTTCCAATGCTTAAACTGATAAAGTCTTGGATCATGAAAGTTTAATTTCAATAGATCACTTTTTATGATTTCTAAGGCTTCTGCTTTAGAGTTTTCTGGATTGGAATAAGCATAACACATCACCAATCCTTCACCATCCCATGAATCCCACCTAGAGTTCCATATCAGTATATGTCCCCTCTTTTTCACAGATAAATTTTCAAGAACACAACCACATCCTTTTGTGGTCTTATCAGCTATGAAAGCATATACATTAAAATCCTGATATTTTATGGAATTTAAAAATTCTTTCATTTCTTCATCGTCCCCATAGACATGGGAAAATTGATTTAATGGGGAGGTTATAACTACTTGATCAAATTCAAGTGCCTCAAAATCCGTATAAACCCATATTTTCTTATGCTTTGACAAAGAAATTTCTGTTACAGTTTGCGTCAACCTAATATCATTGATTTCATGCTTTAAGCAATCAACCAATGATGAAACACCATCTTTCCATGTATAAAATTCAGGTAATCTCATAAAGGACATTAAATTATCATAATTAAGTATTCTAAGAACATAAAGTGCTGGCATAAAATCTATATCTCCAAGCCCATAGCTAGTAAAATAATGAACATATACTGTTTTCAAAACCTTGAACTGATTTATATCACACCACTTTGAGAAAGGAAGCATCAACGAATCCTCTATGTTATGTATATTGACTTTTTCCAATGATTTATATTTCTCTAAAACATCGGGGAGCCTATGGAGTTCTTTGACAAAATCATCTAATGCTTCCTTTGGTATTTGTATAATTTTATTACCATTTATATCATAATTAACACGGGATATTTTAGGCCCGTCAATTTTAATATGAAATGATTTCATAAGTGCTTTTAAACTTTTCTGATAGGGCAAACCAAAAAGAGTACCAAGCTCATAGGACTTACCTTTATACCAAATTGTGTGAAGTTTACCACCTACCCGGTCATCTTTTTCAAAAATAGTAACATTTTTATATCCCTTTTTTTTTAAACGATAGGCCATAACCAGTCCAGAAAGTCCTCCACCAATAATAGCAACCCTACGATCCCTCCTATTCATTTTGATCACCCCTCTCAAGGTGATTAATCAAAGCCAAAATCCAAAGAGGTAATGTATCAAGATCTACATGATTATGGGCTGCTCTTTCAACGATTACTTCAGCAGGTACTCTACCAGCATTACATCCACTAGTTATGACCCTTAACAAATTATAATCTCCTAAAAATTTATTGAGTTCACGTTCAACCTTAGAAAAGGAATTAATTTTTTTATAGGTTCCAATCTTATTGTAAAACTCTTTTACTAAAATCTCGTTAAAATCATCCATATGATTTAAAATAGTATTATTCCCAGGTTCTATGAAATTGTGATTAATATTCATATCCTCTATAATTTCTTTATACCTATTGCCCTTAACAAAACAGGGTAAAAATTCTTTTGTTTTTTCGGTAACTAAATTTTTAATGCTCAAATTTAAAGTCTTTAGCAAATATACAAATCTCAATTCAAAATAGTACCATATATCAATATCCTGTTTTCTATTATATAATTTTACAGCACCCCATTTTGAATATGTGTCATAAAGACTATATTGATATATTTTTCCAATACCATCAAATGTACCCACATAATCTATCCTTTGAATAACTAAATATCCAGGGTAAGCTCCTTGCTGTTTTTCAAAACAGGTTGTTAGTTTCCTATTTTTTTGTTTCCCATGAAAATAAAGTCCTTTATTCCTTGAATATTCTATTCGTTGAGCTTTTTTTGATAGTTTGTGCCTCCTTAAGACATTGTAGATGCCCGACACTCCAATATCGAACCCCTGGGATCTTAGCTCGTAATATATTCTATTTGGCCCATCCATAGGATATTTCTCTACATACATTAGGATTTCATGCTCAATCTCTTTATTGACTTTATTTGGCATTTGAGGTTTTTTAGGCTCTTTAATTTCAAGACCCATCATACCATGCTTTTGATAAGATCTTTTCCAATTATAATATGTAGTTCTAGATATCCCAAATAACTTACATGTATGGGAAACATTCTTTTCTTTCAAAGCATGTTTTAAAATCATATACTTATTGTGTGCATTAAAAGCTTCTGTTTTCATAACAATGCCTCTCTTTATTATCTGTGATATATAAGTTCTCTTCTATAGGGATTCCAGTCAAAACTTTAATTTATACTATGAAAACCCTATATATTTGTTTAGTTTTAATGTGAAACAACTATATTTTTGACCTGTTTTCATATGTTTTCATCAATCGTTTATGATTGCTGATACTGTATAGTAATAACCTGCTGGTGGATTTTCTACCGCGCCTTTATCAGTAACAAATTTTACATTTTTACCAAAATGCCTTGCAGCTATCCATAAATGACACATTGCTATACCCATATCGATTTGATTCATCTTTTTATATACAATAGCTTTTATAAAGTTTGATTTAATACAATAGGCATGGATTTTATTATTGTCTACCTTCAAGAACCAAGGTTGACTATTTGTTGCCGATGGAGCCAGACGAACTGCTTCTATAAGTTTATCTTCTTTATCATCATCTCTAATCTTTTCAATAGTCTTTCTTTTAAACTCAGATATATTTTCTCTATGTAAGCTCTCTGTTGGATTCCCGAAGGCTAAGGCAATCACATATTCTAATTGGAATTTTTTTAATATTTCTTTCTTAGGTTGTGCCATTCCAACCCAACAGCTTCCTAATCCATTAGAGGAAAGAAATAAATCTACTTGTTGAAGTATAAATCCTACATTCGTTAGATACCCTTCCTTATTTTCAGATGATATTAGAATATAGTGGGGAGCCTTAATAGGAAGTATATTTTTAACCACCTCACCCCCAACAATATTCATTTCAATTTTAATATCTTCATATAAGGGTTCCACTTTATCCATATAAGCTGAAATATCCTCAAGGGTATTTTTACCAAGTGGCTCTAGATCATATTTCCTAACAGACTTTCTTTTATATATTATGTCATAAAAATCTTTATTTTGCATTATTCTACCTCCAATCAGTTATAGTTTGTTAAAATATTTTTATGATATTTTACCCCTGTGTATGCTGCAAATATAAGGGAATATCTAAAAATCATTACAAAAACAAAGGAATTTTGTGGCTTAATGAAGGGCTTTATATATAATAATATTGCTAAACCAATTTTCTGTCAATTTAAGTGGGTTTTAAATGATTATCATTTATCTAATTGTACATATTTGTATTGAGATTCAGCCCGTTTCTATCCTTCATTATACCTCTCCTTCAACTTTCCAGTATACCAGAAACAATTATAATCCCCACAAAATAGCAATATATTTACTAATAATGAAAAGCTACCTGATGATTTTACTACAAATCATCAAGCAGCTTTATTTTGTAAACATTCTTAACTGAGCAAATTGCATAATTAATTTCTATAAAAACCATCTACTATAGGGATTTTAAAATTTAAATTTTTCTACTGGTTCTCCTGAAAATAAATTTACTATACTTGCATCGCCACTATCTAGATAAAATACTTCAAGAGTTGGATTATCAGCTGTTTCATAACCTTTTTTCACTAATGGTGCATTATCGATTACCAACTGCTTTTCATCTAAACTATCCGTAAACTTTACGGCACCACTAATACGTGTTATTGTAAAATCCTCTGTGGTAACAACAAATTCTATATATGGATTTTCCACTAGTTGTTTATAGGCATTTTTCTTATTAGATGTTGTAAAATAGAATTTCCCATCCTTAATTAAGTGAACATGTTGTGGTCTTGCATGTGGCCTATTGTTTTGTGCTGTAGCTAATACACCTGACTTGTTTTCAGTTAAAAAATCAATAATCTTTTTCATTATCATTCTCCTCTTCTATTTCTTTATAATGCTCTGTTAAATTCCCAAGCAATTTATGTAACACACCTCTTAACGTCCTAAGTTCTTCTAATTCAAGACCCGTTTTACAAAAAGCTTTTTGTGGGATTTCAATAGCTTCAGATCGCATTTTTAAACCTAATTCTGTTAATTGAATAAATATTGAACGCTCATCATTAGGGTTACGCAACCGCATAATCAACTTTTTTTTCTCCAGTTTTTTTATAACGGGCGTTAATGTATTTGAAGCCAAGTAAAGCTTTTGCCCAAGTTCTTTCATTGTAATGCCATCCTGTTCCCAAAGTACAAGTAGAGTGATGTATTGGGTATAACTTATATCAAAGGCATCTAGTATTGGCTTATATGAACGTATCACCTCTTTTGAGCAGGCATATAATGCAAAACATAATTGCTTCTCAAGTTTTAATGAATCAATATCCATAACACACCTCTTTGAAATCGCATAAGATTAAATCGTATGCGATGTTTATATAAATAATACCATATATATATGTACTTTTCAACATTTTTTTAAAAAAACTTCAATTGATAAAACTTCCGCAAGGGGCCCTTTCCTTTGCCACGCCTTTTATACGACGTTATGATATTTTCTAAAGAGAAGATACCTCTTTTACTGAAATATAATTCACCATGGTGGCTCACCTCTTCATAATATAATATACGTAAAAACCCATAATGTAAAATATATATTATGAATGTTTCTATTTTACATAGACTATACTCAAGCATTCATGCTCCATCTTGAACTCTCATCCTGTAGAGTATATAACTTTTTATACAATCCGTTATTTCCCATCAATTCCTCATGCTTGCCCATTTCCTCAACCTCTCCATCCTTTAGGACAACGATCTTATCAACATTCTCTATAGTTCGCAATTTATGGGCTATAACGATAACAGTCTTTCCTTGAATCAATTTAGAAATTCCTTTCTGAACGAAATTTTCATTTCTAGGATCTAAAGAAGATGTAGCTTCGTCCAAAATGACAATCGGAGCATTTTTAAGTAAAGCTCTTGCAATAGAAATTCTTTGTCTCTCACCACCGGATAGTTTGCTTCCATTTTCTCCTAATAACGAATTATAACCATCGGGCAAATCTTTTATAAAATCCTCACAACCAGCTAATTTTGCCGCTTCTATGATTTCTTGTTCTGTGGCATTTTTATTGCCAATTTTGATATTATTATATACCGTATCATTAAATAAAACGACATCTTGAAACACTATACTAATATACTTCATAAGATGTTCTGGCTTCATTTCTCTTATGTCGTTTTTACCAATAAGAATCTTTCCATGATCTACATCCCAAAACCTAGCAATCAGTTTTATGAGTGTACTCTTTCCACTACCTGATGGTCCCACTATGGCTGTTATTTGATTTTCGCAAAAAGGTATTGTCACATAATTGATTATGCTTTTTTCTTCATAAGCAAAACTCACATCTTCGACATATATATTAAAATCTGAAAGTGGTATTGTTTTTTCTCCGCTAACCCTTGGAATTAACATTAACTCCCTCATCCTTTCGGTAGCAAATCGATAGTACATCAATTCTGCCAAGGATACGATTTGAACCAATATAGGACCATATATTCTAATGGATAACAGACAAAATAGAAGAACAGGAATAATATTGACATGTCCACTAACATATAGCATTATTCCAACAAATATTGTTATTCCTGTACCTAATTGAAGAATTATTTGAGAACCAGAAAAAAAAGCTCCTGTTATTATTTCCCCCTTTAGTTGCATATTTTTCATAGAAGTTAGAATATTATCAATGTGCTTAAAATTATTTTTAGAAGTTCTACATGATTTAATAACTTTAATTCCTTCTATATATTCTTGCACGGCTTCTTCTTGTTCAAGCTTTAACTTGGTTAATACCCTCACCCATTTTTTATGAATTGTTCTACTTGCCCATATAATAAATATAGCGGTTGGTATAGTAATAATTACACAAAGGGCTAACCGCCAATCAATAATTAAAAGGCAAATACTAATAATGATAGTAGATATACATGTGGCGATGACTTGAGGTAAAATGTGACTAAGTACCATTTCAATGGAAGCACAATCCCCCATAATATTTGTTGTAATCTCTGCTAAATCTTTCATATTAAAAAAAGTCATAGGAAGCTTCCGTAAATGCTCA
This DNA window, taken from Maledivibacter sp., encodes the following:
- a CDS encoding FAD-dependent oxidoreductase encodes the protein MNRRDRRVAIIGGGLSGLVMAYRLKKKGYKNVTIFEKDDRVGGKLHTIWYKGKSYELGTLFGLPYQKSLKALMKSFHIKIDGPKISRVNYDINGNKIIQIPKEALDDFVKELHRLPDVLEKYKSLEKVNIHNIEDSLMLPFSKWCDINQFKVLKTVYVHYFTSYGLGDIDFMPALYVLRILNYDNLMSFMRLPEFYTWKDGVSSLVDCLKHEINDIRLTQTVTEISLSKHKKIWVYTDFEALEFDQVVITSPLNQFSHVYGDDEEMKEFLNSIKYQDFNVYAFIADKTTKGCGCVLENLSVKKRGHILIWNSRWDSWDGEGLVMCYAYSNPENSKAEALEIIKSDLLKLNFHDPRLYQFKHWKQCPYVDTSVLQKGFYEKMESMQGKNNIYLAGEIMSTVSMENCIRYSNYLIDKYF
- a CDS encoding helix-turn-helix domain-containing protein, whose product is MKTEAFNAHNKYMILKHALKEKNVSHTCKLFGISRTTYYNWKRSYQKHGMMGLEIKEPKKPQMPNKVNKEIEHEILMYVEKYPMDGPNRIYYELRSQGFDIGVSGIYNVLRRHKLSKKAQRIEYSRNKGLYFHGKQKNRKLTTCFEKQQGAYPGYLVIQRIDYVGTFDGIGKIYQYSLYDTYSKWGAVKLYNRKQDIDIWYYFELRFVYLLKTLNLSIKNLVTEKTKEFLPCFVKGNRYKEIIEDMNINHNFIEPGNNTILNHMDDFNEILVKEFYNKIGTYKKINSFSKVERELNKFLGDYNLLRVITSGCNAGRVPAEVIVERAAHNHVDLDTLPLWILALINHLERGDQNE
- a CDS encoding nitroreductase; this encodes MQNKDFYDIIYKRKSVRKYDLEPLGKNTLEDISAYMDKVEPLYEDIKIEMNIVGGEVVKNILPIKAPHYILISSENKEGYLTNVGFILQQVDLFLSSNGLGSCWVGMAQPKKEILKKFQLEYVIALAFGNPTESLHRENISEFKRKTIEKIRDDDKEDKLIEAVRLAPSATNSQPWFLKVDNNKIHAYCIKSNFIKAIVYKKMNQIDMGIAMCHLWIAARHFGKNVKFVTDKGAVENPPAGYYYTVSAIIND
- a CDS encoding pyridoxamine 5'-phosphate oxidase family protein — its product is MKKIIDFLTENKSGVLATAQNNRPHARPQHVHLIKDGKFYFTTSNKKNAYKQLVENPYIEFVVTTEDFTITRISGAVKFTDSLDEKQLVIDNAPLVKKGYETADNPTLEVFYLDSGDASIVNLFSGEPVEKFKF
- a CDS encoding MarR family transcriptional regulator, which encodes MDIDSLKLEKQLCFALYACSKEVIRSYKPILDAFDISYTQYITLLVLWEQDGITMKELGQKLYLASNTLTPVIKKLEKKKLIMRLRNPNDERSIFIQLTELGLKMRSEAIEIPQKAFCKTGLELEELRTLRGVLHKLLGNLTEHYKEIEEENDNEKDY
- a CDS encoding ABC transporter ATP-binding protein/permease, giving the protein MDEIKKLLYISDISKTKLRKAVFASVISNLLVMIPIIISIEVLVEILKPLSEKEISWNRIWILFFVGVFVMILMFLATIYEHRKSFVASYSEAESYRIRVAEHLRKLPMTFFNMKDLAEITTNIMGDCASIEMVLSHILPQVIATCISTIIISICLLIIDWRLALCVIITIPTAIFIIWASRTIHKKWVRVLTKLKLEQEEAVQEYIEGIKVIKSCRTSKNNFKHIDNILTSMKNMQLKGEIITGAFFSGSQIILQLGTGITIFVGIMLYVSGHVNIIPVLLFCLLSIRIYGPILVQIVSLAELMYYRFATERMRELMLIPRVSGEKTIPLSDFNIYVEDVSFAYEEKSIINYVTIPFCENQITAIVGPSGSGKSTLIKLIARFWDVDHGKILIGKNDIREMKPEHLMKYISIVFQDVVLFNDTVYNNIKIGNKNATEQEIIEAAKLAGCEDFIKDLPDGYNSLLGENGSKLSGGERQRISIARALLKNAPIVILDEATSSLDPRNENFVQKGISKLIQGKTVIVIAHKLRTIENVDKIVVLKDGEVEEMGKHEELMGNNGLYKKLYTLQDESSRWSMNA